Genomic segment of Mycolicibacterium psychrotolerans:
ACAACGTGATTGCCTGAGCTGTCGGCGGACTGCGTTTCAGTGATGCGTGGCCTGTGCCGCGGGTGTGGTCGATCGCTTCCTCCAGCAGGGCAGCCGCATCCGCGAGTTCACCATCGGAGACCGCCAGCAGCAGGTCCTGATCGATCTGGACGTCGGCCGGAAACACTCCCAGCACATGCGCGGGTGCTTCCCACTGCAGCCAGCGGAACAGTTCGTTGCCGGACAAGTCTGCCACCGCGTCGATCGGCGGCAGCCCGACGCACCAACGGCGCAGCGTGGCGTAGTCGGCCGGGGTGAATATGGGCATGCCCTGCGCGAAGTGCGGAGGCGCATACTCGCTTGGCGCCCAATCGCCGGTCAGCATCTCGTGGAACGCCGGCACGAACGCGACCCCGACACCGACGTTCCGGACCACCAGCCAATTACCGCTGGCGCAGTGCTCCATACCGCAGTGCTCGCAGATGCGGACCTGCACAGGCGTCTCGTCCCACGTGGTCAATTCAGCGGCGTTCGAAAAGACAGCGCCGTCGATGACGATCTGGGTCACTCTCTGGTCGGGCCCGCCCGAGGAGCTGAGATCGAGTGTCACGGGGTGTGTGGTGAGGCGACCAACGACCCACATCGTCGCCTCCCCTCTCCGGCCGGCCGCGACCTACGAACAGCCTCATTCTGAACCAGGCGCGGTCAGCGCGCGGGGTCGATGGAGAGCACCAGGGTTTCCAGGCGCCGCACCAGCAGGCTCGGCAGCCAGCGTGCCGCGCCGACGGCCTCGAAACCGCGGGTGTGCGTCAGCAGATGTTCGAGTACGATTCTGGCCTCGAGACGGGCCAACGATGCGCCGACGCAGAAGTGCACGCCTCTGCCGAACGCTATGTGGCCCCGGCCGTCTCGGCGATCGATCCGGAACTCCTCGGGTGCTTCGACATGCGCGGGGTCGCGGTTAGCCGCTCCCCACAACAGCACCAGGCGGTCGCCGGCGCGCAACGGGTATCCCTGGAGTTCGCAGTCCCGCAGCACATGCCGATAGTGACCCCGAAACGGCGGCTCATAGCGCAGCACCTCCTCGAGGAAGGGCGGAATCAGGGCAGTGTCGTCCCGGAGCGCCCGCTGTAGGTCGTGCCGGGTCGCCAGGATCCGGGTGGCCGAGCCGATGAGCGATGCGGTCGACTCGCCGCCCGCGCTGAACAGCGTGACCATGATGACCTGTGCGGTGATGGCGTCGAGTTCGCCTGTGGTGCAGGCTTTCACCAGGCCGTCCAGAAGCGTGTCCGGCGGCGCCGCACTATCCAACAGCCGCGAGATGTACGCCGCCAGTTCGGCGACGGCGGTACCCGCCGCGGCGAGCTGATCGGGACCGACCAGGCCCTCCAGCAGCTGGGTGCTGGCATAGCCCCACGCCGTCAACTGATCGGCGTCTTCCTCGGGGACGCCGATGAGCCGGCACACCACCATCATCGGCAGGCGATTCGCGATCGCGGACATCCATTCGATACGGCCCCCGTCGACCGCCTCGTCCCACAGCCGGTCGATCGTGTCGGTGACGAAGCACTCGAGCTCGCGGATGCGCTTGGCCGCCAGATGGGGCACCAACAACTTGCGGTGCGCAGCATGTGCGGGATCGTCGGCGATGGCCAGCACCTGCGTCGGGCCGCCGACCACATCCATGCCGAAGCCGCCGATGGAACCCCCGGGCTGGTAGGTCATCGTGCCGGTCAGGTTCGACGAGAAGTCCTCG
This window contains:
- a CDS encoding cytochrome P450, which produces MAVQAGPLGAALFDDRVIQDPYPLYAQMRAAGPVHRIGDSDFHAVCSWDAVTEAVARTEDFSSNLTGTMTYQPGGSIGGFGMDVVGGPTQVLAIADDPAHAAHRKLLVPHLAAKRIRELECFVTDTIDRLWDEAVDGGRIEWMSAIANRLPMMVVCRLIGVPEEDADQLTAWGYASTQLLEGLVGPDQLAAAGTAVAELAAYISRLLDSAAPPDTLLDGLVKACTTGELDAITAQVIMVTLFSAGGESTASLIGSATRILATRHDLQRALRDDTALIPPFLEEVLRYEPPFRGHYRHVLRDCELQGYPLRAGDRLVLLWGAANRDPAHVEAPEEFRIDRRDGRGHIAFGRGVHFCVGASLARLEARIVLEHLLTHTRGFEAVGAARWLPSLLVRRLETLVLSIDPAR